From Paenibacillus sp. PvR098:
TAGATAAAGCAGGTGAGGATTGAAGATGAAGAAACCCGAGCTTTTGATCTCAGCGGGGTCTGCCGAGGAGGCTCAGAGATACATCGAGGCCGGAGCGGACGCCGTTGTTGTAGGCGAGCACAAATTCGGCATGCGGCTCCCGGGAGAAGTGACGACGGAGGAGCTGAGCAAGCTTGTTCCTTGGGCTCATGAACATGGGGCTAAAGTATACATTGCGGTAAATAATATTATGGATAATGGTATACTCGGTGATCTGGAAACTTATCTGGGCAAGCTGCATGAGCTGCAGCCTGATGCAGTCGTCTTCGGCGACCCGGCTGTGCTGATGGCCGTTCGCAGTGCTGCACCCGGCATGCCGCTGCATTGGAACGCAGAAATGACGTCCACCAACTATGAGACTGCACGGTATTGGGGAAGAAAAGGCGCTGTAAGGATGGTGCTGGCACGCGAGCTGAATCTGGAAGAAACGCTGGATATGAAGAAGCAGCTGGCCGATGAGATGGAAGTACAGGTGCAGGTGCACGGCATTACGAATATTTATCATTCCAAGCGCAGCCTGCTTACCAATTATAAAGAGCATCAGGGAAGGCCCGAGGAGCTGGAGCGTCTCTCGCTTGGGAAGGAAGAAGGGCTGTTCCTCATCGAGCAGGAACGCCAGGATGAGCGTTACCCGGTCTATGAGG
This genomic window contains:
- a CDS encoding peptidase U32 family protein yields the protein MKKPELLISAGSAEEAQRYIEAGADAVVVGEHKFGMRLPGEVTTEELSKLVPWAHEHGAKVYIAVNNIMDNGILGDLETYLGKLHELQPDAVVFGDPAVLMAVRSAAPGMPLHWNAEMTSTNYETARYWGRKGAVRMVLARELNLEETLDMKKQLADEMEVQVQVHGITNIYHSKRSLLTNYKEHQGRPEELERLSLGKEEGLFLIEQERQDERYPVYEDANGTHIMSSDDICMLDSLHELMEGGIDSFKLDGLLKSAEYNETVIRSYRQAIDAYVSDPEGYVFQEEWLEEIRALQDPRRELSYGFFYKEQVY